The proteins below come from a single Pieris brassicae chromosome 1, ilPieBrab1.1, whole genome shotgun sequence genomic window:
- the LOC123714354 gene encoding uncharacterized protein LOC123714354 isoform X2, protein MSLDMLPEGGEVMRRVACGEGCPAPAPLPPTNRLSENKELLRQQLLSSSKERNSEKVEPKVKQIRNRQKNRWKLKFHHQALPQEYLDHYEQSLKASAKKKPTEKLKEQGDVNITNEAFKLWAQRLAGAQNDGNRSVSQAAVNMTAKTKEDKKKKAGVAPSKIMTYDDLPYMGEMTLNNSKPRRGRKPKKADICHLIYENYGTVVPGQPSPGDKLGSTTCQQFRNTAAPTKTNLQNKIITSLLERKLSQENKRRLENPTPPKFCSPDEPMPEAPLTTAGPLHSDDEPLNLCIRDLRDLKIQIQKKFGNIYTSTPEIKDEIEGDSDSIKSEQPNAISVIQRNTNLPHTASSSPDLSYQTRNVSPTLSEPAQSTTNADDEKFPGYVYWPNAGIYMHPLAIQTQLLYYQKLAAAGQLPLTQDRVKLTQTSANSPTEKSFDENKNKLVLKQISELLEPKMIPQSGDKSPEPTKKRVSPNPNQGPVKRKRSAIFIPPMPARNNSSTPTAEVSICKFKFTGGSKPSLQEKKMLSVDSGGNFRYYSGTGTKGTKGYDYIQKNNEERIHSIAPTPSISPPQKSLVLKDDLSKKKRKSRKTLQREKLEQTFKEKGFLIQTQQLQSAEGATYCKFRQLRKFTRYLFRSWKDYLPGELEERTAQENSEGQATAANEAGEWG, encoded by the exons AAGTAATGCGTCGGGTGGCCTGCGGCGAAGGATGTCCTGCGCCTGCGCCCCTACCGCCGACTAACAG ATTATCAGAAAATAAGGAATTGCTTCGTCAACAGCTGTTATCATCTAGCAAAGAACGTAACAGCGAAAAAGTGGAGCCAAAAGTTAAACAAATTCGGAACAGACAAAAAAATAGGTGGAAGCTCAAATTTCACCACCAAGCATTGCCACAGGAATATCTTGATCATTACGAGCAGAGCCTCAAGGCTTCAGCTAAGAAAAAACCAACAGAAAAACTCAAAGAGCAAGGCGACGTTAATATTACCAATGAAGCATTTAAATTGTGGGCTCAGCGTCTAGCTGGCGCACAAAACGACGGAAATCGGAGTGTTTCTCAAGCGGCGGTCAACATGACTGCCAAGACCAAAGAAGACAAGAAGAAAAAAGCCGGAGTGGCTCCGAGTAAAATTATGACGTACGACGACCTGCCTTACATGGGTGAGATGACACTTAATAATTCTAAGCCCAGGCGCGGCCGCAAACCAAAAAAAGCTGACATCTGCCATCTAATATACGAAAACTATGGAACAGTAGTACCCGGCCAGCCTTCACCCGGTGATAAATTAGGCTCTACGACGTGCCAACAATTCAGAAACACTGCCGCTCCCACTAAAACAAATCTTCAgaacaaaattattacaagTTTATTAGAAAGAAAGCTGTCACAGGAAAACAAAAGAAGACTAGAGAATCCCACGCCTCCCAAATTTTGTAGTCCAGACGAGCCTATGCCGGAGGCGCCACTTACTACCGCTGGTCCCTTACACAGCGATGATGAACCCCTGAATCTATGCATTAGAGACCTAAGAGACTTAAAAATACAGATTCAAAAGAAATTTGGTAACATATACACGTCAACGCCAGAAATCAAAGATGAAATTGAGGGAGATTCAGACAGCATCAAGAGTGAACAACCAAACGCTATATCAGTTATACAGAGAAACACCAACCTTCCTCACACAGCCAGCAGCTCACCTGACCTTTCATACCAGACGAGGAATGTCTCTCCCACCCTATCTGAACCGGCTCAGTCCACTACTAATGCAGATGATGAAAAGTTTCCTGGATACGTATATTGGCCCAACGCTGGCATATATATGCATCCATTGGCAATACAAACACAACTCCTGTATTACCAAAAGCTGGCAGCTGCTGGACAGTTGCCACTAACTCAGGACAGAGTTAAACTAACACAAACAAGTGCTAACAGTCCCACAGAAAAGTCATtcgatgaaaataaaaataaactagtaTTGAAGCAAATTTCGGAACTTCTAGAACCTAAAATGATTCCACAATCGGGAGATAAAAGCCCAGAGCCAACCAAAAAAAGAGTTTCACCAAATCCTAATCAAGGCCCTGTAAAAAGGAAGCGATCAGCAATTTTTATTCCACCTATGCCTGCTCGGAACAACTCGTCCACGCCTACTGCTGAAGTAAGTAtttgcaaatttaaatttactggaGGCTCGAAACCATCATTacaagaaaagaaaatgcTTTCTGTAGACTCTGGTGGTAACTTTAGGTACTACAGTGGAACTGGTACAAAAGGAACAAAGGGCTACGACTACATCCAAAAGAACAATGAAGAGAGAATACATTCGATAGCACCAACACCATCGATTTCCCCACCACAGAAAAGCTTGGTGCTCAAGGACGATCTCAGTAAGAAGAAGAGAAAGTCGAGAAAGACTTTACAAAGGGAGAAGTTGGAACAGACATTCAAAGAAAAAGGGTTTTTAATACAGACACAACAGTTGCAGTCCGCAGAAGGCGCTACCTATTGTAAATTCAGGCAATTGAGAAAGTTTACGAGATATCTGTTTAGAAGCTGGAAGGACTATCTTCCCGGTGAATTAGAAGAGAGAACGGCGCAAGAGAATTCGGAAGGACAGGCCACTGCGGCCAATGAGGCTGGTGAATGGGGGTGA
- the LOC123714354 gene encoding uncharacterized protein LOC123714354 isoform X1, translating to MCPIKVITEFVIKEVMRRVACGEGCPAPAPLPPTNRLSENKELLRQQLLSSSKERNSEKVEPKVKQIRNRQKNRWKLKFHHQALPQEYLDHYEQSLKASAKKKPTEKLKEQGDVNITNEAFKLWAQRLAGAQNDGNRSVSQAAVNMTAKTKEDKKKKAGVAPSKIMTYDDLPYMGEMTLNNSKPRRGRKPKKADICHLIYENYGTVVPGQPSPGDKLGSTTCQQFRNTAAPTKTNLQNKIITSLLERKLSQENKRRLENPTPPKFCSPDEPMPEAPLTTAGPLHSDDEPLNLCIRDLRDLKIQIQKKFGNIYTSTPEIKDEIEGDSDSIKSEQPNAISVIQRNTNLPHTASSSPDLSYQTRNVSPTLSEPAQSTTNADDEKFPGYVYWPNAGIYMHPLAIQTQLLYYQKLAAAGQLPLTQDRVKLTQTSANSPTEKSFDENKNKLVLKQISELLEPKMIPQSGDKSPEPTKKRVSPNPNQGPVKRKRSAIFIPPMPARNNSSTPTAEVSICKFKFTGGSKPSLQEKKMLSVDSGGNFRYYSGTGTKGTKGYDYIQKNNEERIHSIAPTPSISPPQKSLVLKDDLSKKKRKSRKTLQREKLEQTFKEKGFLIQTQQLQSAEGATYCKFRQLRKFTRYLFRSWKDYLPGELEERTAQENSEGQATAANEAGEWG from the exons AAGTAATGCGTCGGGTGGCCTGCGGCGAAGGATGTCCTGCGCCTGCGCCCCTACCGCCGACTAACAG ATTATCAGAAAATAAGGAATTGCTTCGTCAACAGCTGTTATCATCTAGCAAAGAACGTAACAGCGAAAAAGTGGAGCCAAAAGTTAAACAAATTCGGAACAGACAAAAAAATAGGTGGAAGCTCAAATTTCACCACCAAGCATTGCCACAGGAATATCTTGATCATTACGAGCAGAGCCTCAAGGCTTCAGCTAAGAAAAAACCAACAGAAAAACTCAAAGAGCAAGGCGACGTTAATATTACCAATGAAGCATTTAAATTGTGGGCTCAGCGTCTAGCTGGCGCACAAAACGACGGAAATCGGAGTGTTTCTCAAGCGGCGGTCAACATGACTGCCAAGACCAAAGAAGACAAGAAGAAAAAAGCCGGAGTGGCTCCGAGTAAAATTATGACGTACGACGACCTGCCTTACATGGGTGAGATGACACTTAATAATTCTAAGCCCAGGCGCGGCCGCAAACCAAAAAAAGCTGACATCTGCCATCTAATATACGAAAACTATGGAACAGTAGTACCCGGCCAGCCTTCACCCGGTGATAAATTAGGCTCTACGACGTGCCAACAATTCAGAAACACTGCCGCTCCCACTAAAACAAATCTTCAgaacaaaattattacaagTTTATTAGAAAGAAAGCTGTCACAGGAAAACAAAAGAAGACTAGAGAATCCCACGCCTCCCAAATTTTGTAGTCCAGACGAGCCTATGCCGGAGGCGCCACTTACTACCGCTGGTCCCTTACACAGCGATGATGAACCCCTGAATCTATGCATTAGAGACCTAAGAGACTTAAAAATACAGATTCAAAAGAAATTTGGTAACATATACACGTCAACGCCAGAAATCAAAGATGAAATTGAGGGAGATTCAGACAGCATCAAGAGTGAACAACCAAACGCTATATCAGTTATACAGAGAAACACCAACCTTCCTCACACAGCCAGCAGCTCACCTGACCTTTCATACCAGACGAGGAATGTCTCTCCCACCCTATCTGAACCGGCTCAGTCCACTACTAATGCAGATGATGAAAAGTTTCCTGGATACGTATATTGGCCCAACGCTGGCATATATATGCATCCATTGGCAATACAAACACAACTCCTGTATTACCAAAAGCTGGCAGCTGCTGGACAGTTGCCACTAACTCAGGACAGAGTTAAACTAACACAAACAAGTGCTAACAGTCCCACAGAAAAGTCATtcgatgaaaataaaaataaactagtaTTGAAGCAAATTTCGGAACTTCTAGAACCTAAAATGATTCCACAATCGGGAGATAAAAGCCCAGAGCCAACCAAAAAAAGAGTTTCACCAAATCCTAATCAAGGCCCTGTAAAAAGGAAGCGATCAGCAATTTTTATTCCACCTATGCCTGCTCGGAACAACTCGTCCACGCCTACTGCTGAAGTAAGTAtttgcaaatttaaatttactggaGGCTCGAAACCATCATTacaagaaaagaaaatgcTTTCTGTAGACTCTGGTGGTAACTTTAGGTACTACAGTGGAACTGGTACAAAAGGAACAAAGGGCTACGACTACATCCAAAAGAACAATGAAGAGAGAATACATTCGATAGCACCAACACCATCGATTTCCCCACCACAGAAAAGCTTGGTGCTCAAGGACGATCTCAGTAAGAAGAAGAGAAAGTCGAGAAAGACTTTACAAAGGGAGAAGTTGGAACAGACATTCAAAGAAAAAGGGTTTTTAATACAGACACAACAGTTGCAGTCCGCAGAAGGCGCTACCTATTGTAAATTCAGGCAATTGAGAAAGTTTACGAGATATCTGTTTAGAAGCTGGAAGGACTATCTTCCCGGTGAATTAGAAGAGAGAACGGCGCAAGAGAATTCGGAAGGACAGGCCACTGCGGCCAATGAGGCTGGTGAATGGGGGTGA
- the LOC123714369 gene encoding transketolase-like protein 2, whose product MKGDKKVDLQALKDIANKLRIDSIVATNASKSGHPTSCASMAEIMSVLFFHTMKYKISAPRDASADRFILSKGHAAPILYAAWAEAGLFPVEDLKNLRKLDSDLEGHPTPRLNFVDVGTGSLGQGLAVAAGMAYVGKYFDQAPYRVYCLVGDGEAAEGSVWEALHFAGHYKLDNLVVIFDVNRLGQSEPTSLQHQMDVYDARVKSFGLHSLVVDGHDVSELVKAFDEAASVSGKPTAIIAKTYKGRGFPNIEDQDNWHGKALGGDGEKIIKHLQSLIKNQTITLKPAPPVSAAPQVHIADVTLSSPPAYKKGELVATRLAYGTGLKKIADTNLRVIALDGDTKNSTFSDKLRAAYPERYIECFIAEQTLVGVATGAACRDRAVVFASTFAAFFTRTFDQIRMGAISQSNINLVGSHCGVSIGEDGPSQMGLEDIALFRAVPTATVFYPSDAVSTERSVELAANTRGICYIRTSRPNTAIIYDNDTVFKVGEAKIVRESAKDSILLIGSGVTLHEALAAADQLQQQGINARVLDPFTVKPLDEAAVRAHAHAVGGRVLVVEDHYQAGGLGEAVLSALALERSVVVQHLYVKEVPRSGPPQALLDKYGISSKNIVLAAGKLLAV is encoded by the exons ATGAAGGGTGATAAGAAAGTAGACCTCCAGGCTCTTAAAGATATTGCCAATAAGTTGAGAATCGACAGTATCGTAGCCACAAATGCATCAAAATCCGG TCACCCGACATCATGTGCATCGATGGCCGAGATCATGTCAGTGTTGTTCTTCCACACCATGAAGTACAAGATTTCAGCACCGAGAGACGCTTCAGCTGACAGATTTATACTATCCAag gGTCATGCAGCCCCCATATTATACGCGGCTTGGGCTGAAGCTGGTCTCTTCCCGGTTGAAGACCTAAAGAACCTACGGAAATTGGACTCTGACCTTGAAGGTCACCCAACTCCTCGTCTCAACTTTGTAGATGTAGGTACTGGCTCCCTTGGTCAAGGGCTTGCTGTAGCTGCCGGCATGGCTTATGTCGGGAAATACTTTGACCAGGCTCCTTACAG GGTGTACTGTCTTGTTGGAGACGGTGAGGCTGCTGAAGGCAGTGTATGGGAGGCATTGCACTTCGCCGGCCACTACAAATTAGACAATCTTGTGGTCATCTTTGATGTCAACAGGCTTGGACAATCTGAACCAACCTCACTACAACATCAG ATGGATGTTTATGACGCCCGTGTGAAGTCCTTTGGTCTGCACTCTCTGGTAGTGGATGGTCATGATGTCTCTGAGCTCGTGAAGGCCTTTGATGAAGCAGCCTCCGTCTCTGGAAAACCCACCGCCATCATTGCCAAGACCTACAAGGGTAGAGGATTCCCCAACATTGAGGATCAAGACAATTGGCATGGAAAGGCTTTGGGGGGTGATGGGGAGAAGATTATCAag CATCTGCAATCCTTGATAAAGAACCAGACCATAACATTGAAACCGGCTCCCCCCGTGTCAGCTGCCCCACAAGTGCATATCGCGGATGTGACCCTTTCTTCCCCACCAGCCTACAAGAAGGGAGAGCTTGTCGCCACAAGACTTGCGTACGGAACTGGTCTAAAGAAGATCGCTGATACTAACCTCag AGTCATCGCCTTGGATGGCGACACAAAGAACTCAACATTCAGTGACAAGCTGAGAGCTGCCTACCCAGAGAG ataCATCGAGTGCTTCATAGCGGAGCAGACGTTAGTTGGTGTGGCGACGGGAGCCGCGTGTCGTGACCGCGCTGTTGTCTTCGCCTCCACTTTTGCCGCTTTCTTCACCAGAACTTTCGACCag ATCCGTATGGGCGCTATCAGCCAGTCGAATATTAATTTGGTGGGGTCCCACTGCGGTGTTAGTATTGGAGAAGATGGACCGTCTCAGATGGGTCTTGAAGATATCGCTCTCTTCCGTGCTGTGCCAACTGCCACTGTCTTCTATCCTAG tgacGCAGTATCAACAGAGCGTAGCGTGGAGTTGGCTGCCAACACCCGCGGCATCTGCTACATCCGTACTTCACGACCCAACACCGCCATTATTTACGATAATGACACCGTTTTTAAG gtgGGTGAAGCCAAGATTGTCCGTGAGTCCGCCAAGGACAGCATTTTGCTGATCGGTTCTGGGGTAACTTTGCATGAGGCGCTCGCCGCCGCTGATCAATTGCAACAGCAAG GCATCAACGCACGTGTGCTGGACCCGTTCACAGTAAAGCCCTTGGATGAGGCCGCTGTAAGAGCTCACGCGCACGCTGTTGGTGGAAGAGTGCTAGTCGTTGAAGACCACTACCAGGCTG gTGGTCTCGGTGAGGCGGTCTTGTCCGCTCTGGCTCTGGAACGTTCAGTGGTCGTACAGCATCTCTACGTAAAGGAAGTCCCACGTTCAGGTCCGCCCCAGGCTCTACTCGACAAATATGGAATTTCATCCAAAAACATTGTTCTCGCAGCTGGCAAACTACTGGCTGTTTAA